One stretch of Thermoproteota archaeon DNA includes these proteins:
- a CDS encoding ASCH domain-containing protein, translating into MKCLSVSQPFAELIISGKKTIELRNWNTNFRGEFLIHAPIKIKKEDYKRLKITKLLPAGVIVGKAELFGVKKYESISELKKDYNYHFAKNIQNKKYGFLLKNQKAFRIPIPLKGKLGFFEVKLPKSKINDKAIEADIIDEEYRYQWIGHH; encoded by the coding sequence TTGAAGTGTCTTTCTGTCTCTCAACCGTTTGCAGAATTAATTATTTCTGGAAAAAAAACTATAGAGTTACGTAATTGGAATACAAATTTTCGTGGTGAGTTTTTAATCCATGCTCCAATTAAGATAAAAAAAGAAGATTACAAGCGGCTGAAAATAACTAAACTACTCCCAGCAGGTGTCATAGTGGGCAAAGCTGAACTTTTCGGTGTAAAAAAATATGAATCTATTTCAGAATTAAAAAAAGATTACAATTATCATTTTGCTAAAAATATTCAGAATAAAAAATATGGTTTTTTGTTAAAAAATCAAAAAGCGTTTCGGATTCCAATTCCATTGAAAGGTAAACTAGGTTTTTTTGAAGTGAAACTTCCTAAGAGCAAAATCAATGACAAAGCTATAGAAGCTGACATTATTGATGAAGAATACAGGTATCAATGGATAGGGCATCATTAG
- a CDS encoding TATA box-binding protein, translating into MPQTKPIVSVENVVASASVDQKIDLIEVTKKFPDTEYHPEQFPGLVFRLKNPRTATLIFRTGKMVCTGAKSEEMAVKAVRTVVQNLRKNGIKIKNDAVIVVQNIVAAINLGGKIHLERAARVLPRSMYEPEQFPGLIHRMVDPKTVILLFASGKLVCTGAKKEADVYRSVHNLHALLEEKQLMIYGE; encoded by the coding sequence TTGCCCCAGACCAAGCCTATTGTCAGTGTAGAAAATGTTGTTGCATCTGCATCTGTTGATCAAAAAATTGATCTTATTGAAGTTACAAAAAAATTTCCAGATACGGAATATCATCCTGAACAATTTCCAGGATTAGTATTTAGATTAAAAAATCCAAGAACTGCCACATTGATTTTCAGAACAGGTAAAATGGTTTGTACGGGTGCAAAATCTGAAGAAATGGCTGTTAAAGCAGTTAGAACTGTAGTTCAAAATCTTAGAAAAAATGGAATAAAAATTAAAAATGATGCAGTAATTGTAGTTCAAAATATAGTTGCAGCCATAAATTTAGGCGGTAAAATTCACTTAGAGCGAGCAGCAAGGGTTTTACCACGAAGCATGTATGAGCCAGAACAATTTCCTGGCTTAATTCATAGAATGGTAGACCCTAAAACTGTGATTCTTTTGTTTGCATCAGGAAAACTAGTATGTACAGGTGCAAAAAAAGAGGCTGATGTTTATCGTTCAGTACATAATTTACATGCATTACTTGAAGAAAAACAATTAATGATCTATGGAGAATAG